A stretch of the Tolypothrix sp. NIES-4075 genome encodes the following:
- the lnt gene encoding apolipoprotein N-acyltransferase: MKYKTKKLFSAFSLYTSSLLSGMLMGLTVAPFNVWFLAWIALAPLWVLIVKSKIHQKQSLLSSPPPPLPPSSPPPLLLALAWGIGYHGLALSWITGIHPMTWMGVPWLASLGIALFCWTFITLWGAALVAVWAIAMRTISSQNKFTRVLIGTALWCGLESLWSHGALWWTTISYTQAPYNLVILHLGQLSGSSAVTAAIVAVNGLVAEAWITNRRDAENAERISSVPSASSLRDAARMRFVNKYLGVAAGLLIILHLIGFSLYSRPLAQLPETALKVGIIQGNVPNEIKLYPEGFRRAIEGYTTGYLTLANQGINAVLTPEGALPFFQRDLKETSLLAAVREKGIVAWIGAFGERGRSYTNSLFTFTGNGEIFSRYDKTKLVPIGEYIPFEEILGGIIQRLSPLDEHQVPGSPNQVFNTPFGRAIVGICYESAFSEQFRRQAAAGGQFILSPSNDAHYSAAMPAQHHAQDIMRAIETDRWGVRATNTGYSAFVDPHGRTLWISGHNTYETHVETIYRRQTQTFYVRWGDWLTPLLLGLAALAWFIERQVKTD; encoded by the coding sequence ATGAAGTATAAAACAAAAAAGCTGTTTTCAGCCTTTAGCCTTTACACTTCATCCTTGTTAAGCGGTATGTTGATGGGGCTTACTGTTGCCCCATTTAACGTATGGTTCTTAGCTTGGATTGCCCTTGCCCCCCTGTGGGTATTAATTGTCAAGTCTAAGATACACCAAAAACAATCTCTTCTATCCTCCCCTCCTCCCCCTCTCCCCCCCTCCTCCCCTCCCCCCCTCCTCCTCGCCCTAGCTTGGGGTATAGGTTATCACGGTCTTGCCCTATCCTGGATTACTGGAATTCATCCGATGACTTGGATGGGTGTTCCTTGGTTGGCAAGTTTAGGAATAGCTTTATTTTGTTGGACATTCATTACTTTGTGGGGTGCCGCATTAGTCGCTGTTTGGGCGATCGCTATGAGAACGATTTCCAGCCAAAATAAATTTACTCGCGTTCTCATTGGTACAGCCCTTTGGTGCGGATTAGAATCACTTTGGAGTCATGGCGCTTTGTGGTGGACTACTATTTCTTACACTCAGGCTCCGTATAATCTCGTAATTTTACATTTAGGTCAACTTTCAGGCTCAAGTGCGGTGACAGCGGCAATTGTCGCTGTGAATGGCTTGGTTGCAGAAGCGTGGATAACGAACCGCAGAGACGCAGAGAACGCAGAGAGAATTTCCTCTGTGCCCTCTGCGTCTTCTCTGCGAGACGCTGCGCGAATGCGGTTCGTTAATAAATATTTAGGAGTTGCCGCAGGACTATTAATCATTCTCCACCTCATTGGCTTTAGTTTATACAGTCGTCCCCTGGCGCAACTACCAGAAACCGCCTTAAAAGTAGGAATTATTCAGGGCAATGTCCCCAACGAAATCAAACTTTACCCAGAAGGTTTTCGTCGCGCTATTGAAGGTTATACTACTGGATATTTAACATTAGCAAATCAAGGTATAAATGCAGTATTAACCCCAGAAGGAGCCTTACCTTTTTTCCAGCGTGACTTAAAGGAAACTTCCCTTCTCGCAGCAGTACGGGAAAAAGGCATAGTTGCTTGGATCGGCGCTTTTGGAGAACGAGGACGCAGTTATACAAATAGCTTATTTACCTTTACTGGTAACGGAGAAATTTTCAGCCGTTACGACAAAACAAAGTTAGTTCCTATTGGCGAGTATATTCCCTTTGAGGAAATTTTAGGTGGTATTATTCAGCGTTTATCACCTTTAGACGAACACCAAGTTCCCGGCTCACCAAATCAAGTATTTAACACACCTTTTGGTCGTGCTATTGTGGGTATTTGTTACGAATCTGCTTTTTCCGAACAATTCCGCCGTCAAGCTGCCGCAGGTGGACAATTTATACTTAGCCCTTCTAACGATGCCCATTACAGCGCTGCCATGCCTGCTCAACACCATGCCCAAGATATCATGCGGGCGATTGAAACTGATAGATGGGGAGTGCGGGCAACGAATACGGGATACTCAGCTTTTGTAGATCCTCACGGCAGAACTTTGTGGATATC